Proteins from a genomic interval of Archangium lipolyticum:
- a CDS encoding ABC transporter permease: MSATAADTAGAAPREEPRPRLMERLGDRLNPLVVKEVRQGLRSRVFWVSFGLMLLACFVISLVAYANALDDGLSTLGKGVFFAFFFCLGLVHFFIIPYGAYRSLAREREDETWVLLVLTGLGPRRILRGKVASYLVQAALYASAVGPFLLFSYYLNGIALPTILLILALGGSWLVFLTVVAVCAATLAEGRLGRAFLHFLLLGVLLMALAYGLTSAFVLGEQGYRFLTREKDLLAFAGFFLWGMLTYGWLLFETAAARLSLPTENYSRGPRLALTLQMLLSGCILGGLWLARDPQASMASVASILGSLNLAVVGIFVATDMDGQARALREGTRPWSFLRPGALRGFRLVVLLLLFWTALCAALFLVSQQMFGDRTDAYFLQVLAAPAYALLFLSLPLLVGRLPRSDRLASPAVVRVLFFSLVGLAGTVPPLLSVLLEQRVDDPLLNLLNPFVGLANFGDYDYSLNEPTMNVGLLGCVWLVAALCVFATDRALVERERRAHAS, encoded by the coding sequence GTGAGCGCGACAGCAGCGGACACCGCGGGCGCCGCCCCGCGCGAGGAGCCCAGGCCCCGGTTGATGGAGCGGCTGGGCGATCGGCTCAACCCGCTCGTGGTGAAGGAGGTCCGCCAGGGCCTGCGCTCCCGCGTCTTCTGGGTGAGCTTCGGGCTGATGCTCCTGGCCTGCTTCGTCATCTCGCTGGTGGCCTACGCGAACGCGCTCGACGACGGGCTGTCCACCCTGGGCAAGGGCGTCTTCTTCGCCTTCTTCTTCTGCCTGGGCCTGGTGCACTTCTTCATCATCCCCTACGGCGCCTACCGCTCCCTGGCCCGCGAGCGCGAGGACGAGACCTGGGTGCTGCTCGTCCTCACCGGCCTGGGGCCCCGGCGCATCCTGCGCGGCAAGGTGGCCTCCTACCTGGTGCAGGCCGCGCTCTACGCCTCCGCCGTGGGGCCCTTCCTCCTCTTCAGCTACTACCTCAACGGCATCGCCCTCCCCACCATCCTCCTCATCCTCGCGCTGGGCGGCTCCTGGCTCGTCTTCCTCACCGTGGTGGCGGTGTGCGCGGCCACGCTCGCCGAGGGGCGTCTGGGACGTGCCTTCCTGCACTTCCTCCTGCTCGGCGTGCTCCTCATGGCCCTGGCGTACGGGCTGACGTCCGCCTTCGTCCTGGGCGAGCAGGGCTACCGCTTCCTCACCCGCGAGAAGGATCTCCTCGCCTTCGCCGGCTTCTTCCTGTGGGGAATGCTCACCTATGGGTGGCTGCTCTTCGAGACGGCCGCCGCCCGCCTGTCCCTGCCCACGGAGAACTACTCCCGGGGGCCCCGGCTGGCGCTCACCCTGCAGATGCTGCTCTCCGGCTGCATCCTGGGGGGGCTGTGGTTGGCGCGCGACCCCCAGGCGAGCATGGCCTCCGTGGCCAGCATCCTGGGCTCCCTCAATCTGGCCGTCGTCGGCATCTTCGTGGCCACGGACATGGACGGCCAAGCCCGGGCGCTGCGCGAGGGCACGCGGCCCTGGTCCTTCCTCCGCCCGGGCGCGCTGCGGGGCTTCCGGCTCGTCGTGCTGCTCCTGCTCTTCTGGACGGCGCTGTGCGCCGCGCTCTTCCTCGTGTCGCAGCAGATGTTTGGCGATAGGACCGACGCCTACTTCCTCCAGGTGCTCGCGGCACCGGCCTACGCGCTCCTCTTCCTCTCGTTGCCGCTGCTGGTGGGGCGCCTGCCACGCTCGGACCGGCTCGCCTCGCCGGCGGTGGTGCGCGTCCTCTTCTTCTCGCTGGTGGGCCTGGCCGGAACCGTGCCTCCGCTGCTGTCCGTCCTCCTCGAGCAGCGCGTGGACGATCCCCTCCTCAACCTGCTCAACCCCTTCGTCGGGCTGGCGAACTTCGGGGACTACGACTACTCGCTGAACGAGCCGACGATGAACGTGGGGCTGCTCGGTTGTGTGTGGCTGGTGGCCGCGCTCTGCGTCTTCGCCACCGATCGGGCCCTCGTCGAGCGCGAGCGGCGGGCCCACGCCTCATGA
- a CDS encoding AAA family ATPase: MSELLSPAEVQGAAERVTQLQKGLNQVLLDQTHVVEQVTVAVLARGHVLLEGLPGLGKTELCKALARLLGLPFRRIQFTPDLLPGDITGTYVLEGEGRREFTFREGPLFANVVLADEINRSSPKTQSALLEAMQERSVTVLGQTRPLPEPFFVLATQNPIELEGTYPLPEAQLDRFLFRVQVPPVGAKTLSTLLTTRVRGTPPVLPPVTDAEGLASLFAAVDRVHLPVPVADFIGRLVEASDPRSAGAPEPVRRLVRYGASPRAALALASAGRALALIRGKPNVGFDEVVASAPAVLNHRLVLAYEASLEKVGAQDVVRALLQAVPEVPRA, from the coding sequence GTGTCGGAACTGTTGAGCCCCGCCGAGGTGCAGGGCGCGGCGGAGAGGGTGACGCAGCTCCAGAAGGGGCTGAATCAGGTGCTGCTCGACCAGACGCACGTCGTGGAGCAGGTGACGGTGGCGGTGCTCGCGCGCGGCCACGTCCTGCTCGAGGGTCTTCCGGGCCTCGGCAAGACGGAGCTGTGCAAGGCGCTCGCGCGGCTGCTCGGGCTGCCCTTCCGCCGCATCCAGTTCACCCCGGACCTGCTGCCCGGCGACATCACCGGTACCTACGTGCTCGAGGGCGAGGGCCGCCGCGAATTCACCTTCCGCGAGGGCCCCCTCTTCGCCAACGTGGTGCTCGCGGATGAGATCAACCGCTCCAGCCCCAAGACGCAGTCCGCGCTCCTCGAGGCCATGCAGGAGCGCAGCGTCACGGTGCTCGGCCAGACGCGCCCCCTGCCCGAGCCCTTCTTCGTGCTCGCCACCCAGAACCCCATCGAGCTGGAGGGCACCTATCCTCTGCCCGAGGCGCAGCTCGACCGCTTCCTCTTCCGCGTCCAGGTGCCTCCCGTGGGCGCGAAGACGCTCAGCACCCTCCTCACCACGCGCGTGCGTGGCACTCCGCCGGTGCTGCCTCCGGTGACGGACGCCGAGGGCCTCGCCTCCCTCTTCGCCGCCGTGGACCGCGTGCACCTGCCCGTGCCCGTGGCGGACTTCATCGGCCGGCTCGTGGAGGCGAGCGACCCTCGGAGCGCGGGCGCTCCGGAGCCGGTGCGCCGCCTCGTGCGCTATGGGGCCAGTCCCCGCGCCGCCCTGGCGCTGGCCTCGGCCGGACGGGCGCTCGCGCTGATTCGCGGCAAGCCCAACGTCGGCTTCGACGAGGTGGTGGCCAGCGCCCCCGCCGTCCTCAACCACCGGCTGGTGCTCGCCTACGAGGCTTCCCTGGAGAAGGTGGGTGCCCAGGACGTGGTGCGCGCCCTGCTCCAGGCCGTCCCCGAGGTGCCCCGTGCGTGA
- a CDS encoding vWA domain-containing protein — translation MSFGFPWGLLALGALVPLVAAYFLRRKQKPVVVSALFLWRTPRPRAEAGPRFERFTREASLLLEALAVVAAALFLADVRLGEDARTRHLVLVVDGSLSLSARGPDGRPVLEKVRQEAARRVEEEKATHVTVLVSGTVPRVLAGPEAEPSRALASLESFRALGADHDVAPALLWAQELAGPGKRVHFFTDAMPAQGQAVPSAVRWTALGVPRDNVALVSAWRRDEGSTATVTLRVARFGAGPEAAEVRVLARPGPGAKEGTERRERVALPEEGAATLRLTFENAGDVEVSLPPDALPEDGEARLPPAPERRVRVALAEGLEAPARSALERFLSVAPEVEQGPGEGALVLGPRGTDAGVTVGASGNVRTFVGPFFAEKGHPLLDDVQLGGVRWAAGSEAPPGRPLMTAGGVVLLSEEEGHLHLNVDLSRSNVQRTPAWPVLLGNMLREARRAKEGFPRRQLSLGEPLAVVTRAGARYSLEGPEGGRPLVGAGALSLPPPAVPGRYVLERDGEPVDTVEVLALDARESDLRGRGEGDRPAEAEGDDDGGAGPPGRARWPLLVLLAALLADFHLTRRTDVK, via the coding sequence ATGAGCTTCGGCTTTCCCTGGGGACTGCTGGCGCTGGGTGCACTGGTGCCGCTGGTGGCGGCGTACTTCCTCCGGCGCAAGCAGAAGCCGGTGGTGGTGAGCGCCCTCTTCCTCTGGCGCACGCCCCGTCCTCGCGCCGAGGCCGGCCCGCGCTTCGAGCGCTTCACCCGCGAGGCCTCGCTGCTGCTGGAGGCGCTGGCGGTGGTGGCCGCGGCCCTCTTCCTCGCCGACGTGCGCCTGGGCGAGGACGCTCGGACGCGCCACCTGGTGCTGGTGGTGGATGGGAGCCTCTCGCTGTCCGCGCGCGGGCCCGACGGCCGCCCCGTGCTGGAGAAGGTGCGCCAGGAGGCCGCCCGGCGCGTGGAGGAGGAGAAGGCCACCCACGTGACGGTGCTGGTCAGTGGCACGGTGCCGCGCGTGCTGGCCGGACCCGAAGCGGAGCCCTCGCGGGCCCTGGCCTCGCTGGAGTCCTTCCGCGCCCTCGGGGCGGACCACGACGTCGCACCCGCGCTGCTGTGGGCCCAGGAGCTCGCCGGTCCGGGCAAGCGCGTGCACTTCTTCACCGACGCCATGCCCGCGCAAGGACAGGCCGTGCCCTCGGCGGTGCGGTGGACGGCCCTGGGAGTGCCTCGGGACAACGTGGCACTGGTGTCCGCCTGGCGCAGGGATGAGGGCTCGACGGCCACGGTGACGCTGCGGGTGGCGCGCTTTGGCGCGGGCCCCGAGGCGGCGGAGGTGCGCGTGTTGGCGCGGCCCGGCCCGGGCGCGAAGGAAGGCACCGAGCGCCGCGAGCGGGTGGCGCTGCCCGAGGAGGGCGCGGCCACGCTGCGCCTCACCTTCGAGAACGCGGGAGACGTGGAGGTGTCCCTGCCTCCGGATGCGCTGCCCGAGGACGGAGAGGCCCGGCTCCCGCCCGCCCCGGAGCGGCGGGTGCGCGTGGCGTTGGCCGAGGGGCTGGAGGCGCCCGCGCGCTCGGCCCTGGAGCGCTTTCTCTCGGTGGCGCCCGAGGTGGAGCAGGGGCCCGGAGAGGGCGCGCTCGTGCTCGGCCCCCGTGGCACGGACGCTGGGGTGACGGTGGGGGCGAGCGGCAACGTGCGCACCTTCGTGGGCCCCTTCTTCGCGGAGAAGGGCCACCCGCTATTGGACGACGTGCAACTGGGCGGCGTGCGCTGGGCGGCTGGCAGCGAGGCGCCTCCGGGCCGGCCACTGATGACCGCGGGCGGCGTGGTGCTCCTCTCCGAGGAGGAGGGCCACCTGCACCTCAACGTGGACCTCTCGCGCTCCAACGTGCAGCGCACACCCGCGTGGCCCGTGCTGCTGGGCAACATGCTGCGTGAGGCCCGGCGCGCGAAGGAGGGTTTCCCCCGGCGGCAACTCTCCCTCGGCGAGCCCCTGGCGGTGGTGACGCGTGCGGGGGCGCGCTACTCGCTGGAGGGCCCGGAGGGAGGCCGTCCCCTCGTGGGCGCGGGAGCCCTGAGCCTGCCGCCGCCCGCGGTGCCCGGCCGCTACGTGCTGGAGCGTGACGGCGAGCCGGTGGACACGGTGGAGGTGCTCGCGCTGGATGCCCGGGAGTCGGACCTGCGCGGGCGTGGCGAGGGTGACAGGCCCGCCGAGGCCGAGGGCGATGACGACGGGGGCGCCGGCCCTCCCGGGCGTGCACGCTGGCCGCTGCTGGTGCTGCTGGCCGCGCTGCTCGCGGACTTCCACCTCACGCGGCGCACGGACGTGAAGTAA
- a CDS encoding DUF58 domain-containing protein produces the protein MSPPVDFDEAEVARLAPGLALALPRTPHRGRVGEVRAASAGASLELHDFRAYQPGDDLRQMDWNAVARTGELILRVRQDEVSPRLEVLLDGSRSMALSPRKAGCAREVALLATEVGAQQGLGPTLLVGGSRPDRVRGQTCRSALRNAAFDARDDLYASLGRLPPLRPCGLRVVVSDFLFEAPLPALVSRLAQGASALFLVQVLDAEDLEPTGGEGARLVDSESDAALEELLTEDVLAAYARRFAEHQKALAAAAARARAAHLVAPAPQALRALVAGPLRPLFLPAGVA, from the coding sequence ATGAGTCCCCCCGTGGACTTCGACGAGGCGGAGGTGGCCCGGCTGGCCCCGGGCCTCGCCCTCGCCCTGCCGCGCACGCCCCACCGGGGCCGCGTGGGCGAGGTGCGCGCGGCCTCGGCCGGGGCCTCGCTGGAGCTCCATGACTTCCGTGCCTACCAGCCGGGAGATGACCTGCGGCAGATGGATTGGAACGCGGTGGCGCGCACCGGCGAGCTCATCCTCCGCGTGCGCCAGGACGAGGTGTCCCCACGCCTGGAAGTGCTGCTGGACGGCTCGCGCAGCATGGCCCTCTCCCCGCGCAAGGCCGGGTGTGCGCGCGAGGTGGCGCTGCTCGCCACGGAGGTGGGCGCGCAGCAGGGCCTTGGCCCCACCCTCCTGGTGGGGGGCTCGCGCCCGGACCGGGTGCGGGGCCAGACGTGCCGCTCCGCCCTGCGCAACGCCGCCTTCGACGCCCGGGATGACCTGTATGCCTCCCTCGGGCGCCTGCCGCCGCTGCGCCCGTGTGGCCTGCGCGTGGTGGTGAGCGACTTCCTCTTCGAGGCACCCCTGCCCGCGCTGGTGTCCCGGCTGGCCCAGGGAGCCTCGGCCCTCTTCCTGGTGCAGGTGCTGGACGCGGAGGACCTGGAGCCCACCGGTGGCGAGGGCGCGCGGCTGGTGGACTCGGAGAGTGACGCGGCGCTGGAGGAGCTCCTCACCGAGGACGTGCTGGCCGCCTACGCGCGGCGCTTCGCCGAGCACCAGAAGGCCCTCGCGGCCGCGGCGGCGAGGGCTCGCGCGGCGCACCTGGTGGCCCCCGCCCCCCAGGCCCTGCGCGCGCTGGTGGCGGGTCCGCTGCGGCCCCTCTTCCTCCCGGCGGGGGTGGCATGA
- a CDS encoding ABC transporter ATP-binding protein, which yields MSLLEVKGLRRDYGALRAVDDVSFALEAGTILGFIGPNGAGKSTTMRILATLDTPTAGQVMLDGHSLVDTPDKVRPLIGYMPDRYGTYDDVTVHEFLDFFARAYRLQGRARTKRVDSVMEFTGLLPLKDKLTSALSKGMKQRVALGRTLLHDPKLLILDEPADGLDPRARIELRELLRALADQGKAVLISSHILTELAEICDTCAIIEQGRLLATGKVADILAQASGTAAAELSVRLFPGGEGEAVWGRAERLLLEQPGVKQVTREGDSLRVLLEHEGGAAAGGWVDESAARVLAALVKEGVPVCAFSHRERNLEDAFMHVTKGRVA from the coding sequence ATGAGCCTGCTGGAGGTGAAGGGACTGCGGCGCGACTATGGCGCCCTGCGCGCGGTGGACGACGTGTCCTTCGCGCTGGAGGCGGGCACCATCCTGGGCTTCATCGGGCCCAATGGTGCTGGCAAGAGCACCACCATGCGCATCCTCGCCACCCTGGACACGCCCACCGCGGGCCAGGTGATGCTGGACGGGCACTCGCTGGTGGACACCCCGGACAAGGTGCGGCCGCTCATCGGCTACATGCCGGACCGTTACGGTACCTACGACGACGTCACCGTCCACGAGTTCCTCGACTTCTTCGCACGCGCCTACCGGCTCCAGGGCCGGGCCCGGACGAAGCGCGTGGACTCGGTGATGGAGTTCACCGGGCTGCTCCCGCTCAAGGACAAGCTCACCAGCGCGCTGTCCAAGGGCATGAAGCAGCGCGTGGCGCTCGGGCGCACGTTGCTGCACGACCCGAAGCTGCTCATCCTCGACGAGCCGGCGGACGGGTTGGATCCGCGCGCCCGGATCGAGCTGCGCGAGCTGCTGCGCGCGCTCGCGGACCAGGGCAAGGCGGTGCTCATCTCCAGCCACATCCTCACCGAGCTGGCCGAAATCTGTGACACCTGCGCCATCATCGAGCAGGGCCGGTTGCTGGCCACGGGCAAGGTGGCGGACATCCTCGCGCAGGCCTCCGGGACGGCGGCGGCGGAGCTGTCGGTGCGCCTCTTTCCGGGCGGGGAGGGCGAGGCGGTGTGGGGGCGCGCGGAGCGGCTGCTGTTGGAGCAGCCCGGGGTGAAGCAGGTGACGCGCGAGGGGGACTCGCTCCGGGTGCTGCTGGAGCACGAGGGTGGCGCGGCGGCTGGCGGCTGGGTGGATGAGTCGGCGGCGCGGGTGCTCGCGGCGCTCGTGAAGGAGGGCGTGCCCGTGTGCGCCTTCAGCCACCGCGAGCGCAACCTGGAGGATGCCTTCATGCACGTGACGAAGGGGAGGGTGGCGTGA